A window of the Cetobacterium somerae ATCC BAA-474 genome harbors these coding sequences:
- a CDS encoding CoA transferase subunit A, which translates to MKKLVSVDFAASLIKDGSSLMTGGFLKCGSPKEVIEKLLENGTKDLTLIANDTSFPDFERGKLVVNKRIKKAIVSHIGTNPETGKQMHSGEMEVVLVPQGTLAERIRAAGAGLGGILTPTGIGTVVQEGKEVIEVDGKKYLLEKPLRADVALIYGTKVDSFGNVSFHGSTRNFNTIMATAADTVIVEAEEIIDGCLDPNEVVIPGIFVDYIVKGGR; encoded by the coding sequence TGAAAAAATTGGTCTCTGTTGATTTTGCAGCATCACTTATTAAAGACGGTTCATCTCTTATGACTGGAGGTTTTTTAAAGTGTGGCTCTCCTAAGGAGGTTATCGAAAAATTATTGGAAAATGGTACTAAGGACTTAACTCTTATTGCCAATGACACAAGTTTTCCAGATTTTGAAAGAGGAAAGCTTGTTGTTAACAAAAGAATTAAAAAAGCTATTGTATCTCATATTGGTACTAACCCTGAAACTGGTAAGCAGATGCATAGTGGTGAAATGGAAGTTGTTCTAGTTCCTCAAGGAACTCTTGCTGAAAGAATTAGAGCTGCTGGTGCTGGACTTGGTGGAATTTTAACTCCAACTGGAATTGGAACTGTTGTTCAAGAGGGAAAAGAGGTTATTGAAGTCGATGGAAAGAAATATCTTCTTGAAAAACCATTAAGAGCTGATGTAGCACTTATTTACGGAACAAAAGTTGATTCTTTTGGAAACGTATCATTTCACGGTTCAACTAGAAACTTTAATACTATAATGGCTACTGCTGCTGATACAGTAATTGTTGAAGCTGAAGAGATTATTGATGGATGTTTAGATCCTAACGAAGTGGTTATTCCAGGAATATTTGTGGACTATATCGTTAAG